In a genomic window of Bacteroidota bacterium:
- the folE gene encoding GTP cyclohydrolase I FolE, which yields MSDINKNIDELIESIGDNHIGTSVDTPMRADAFNKTDEEKKEIIEHHFADIMETLGLDLNDDSLKGTPARVAKMFVSEIFHGLDPKNKPKMSTFDNKYQYGEMLVEKNITVYSTCEHHFLPIVGKAHIAYISNGNVIGLSKMNRIVEYYAKRPQVQERLTMQIVKELQIALGTDDVACIIDAKHLCVNSRGISDVSSSTVTSEFGGVFKDDKIKKEFIQYIKLDTDYNGV from the coding sequence ATGAGTGATATCAACAAAAATATAGACGAATTAATCGAAAGCATTGGAGACAACCACATAGGTACTTCGGTTGACACACCTATGAGAGCTGATGCTTTTAACAAAACAGATGAAGAGAAAAAAGAAATAATTGAGCATCACTTTGCTGATATTATGGAAACTCTTGGACTTGACCTTAATGATGACAGCCTTAAAGGTACTCCTGCCCGGGTTGCAAAAATGTTTGTCAGCGAAATTTTTCATGGTTTAGACCCAAAAAACAAGCCTAAAATGTCAACATTTGATAATAAATATCAATATGGAGAAATGCTTGTTGAGAAAAACATTACGGTTTATTCTACATGTGAGCACCATTTTTTACCAATTGTTGGTAAAGCCCATATAGCTTATATATCGAATGGTAATGTAATTGGTTTATCAAAAATGAACCGAATTGTTGAATATTATGCTAAACGTCCTCAGGTTCAGGAAAGACTGACTATGCAGATTGTAAAAGAACTGCAGATTGCTCTGGGAACAGACGATGTAGCATGTATTATCGACGCAAAACACCTGTGTGTTAATTCAAGAGGAATCAGCGATGTATCTTCAAGTACAGTAACATCGGAATTTGGCGGGGTTTTCAAAGATGACAAGATTAAGAAAGAATTTATTCAATATATAAAATTAGATACTGATTACAACGGAGTGTAA
- the serC gene encoding 3-phosphoserine/phosphohydroxythreonine transaminase, translated as MAKHNYAAGPCVLPQDVFKKAAEGVLDLDGIGLSVLEISHRSKEFIAIMDKAQALTKELLSVPEGYSVLFLQGGASTQFLMAPFNLLKEGGKAAYLDTGAWSKKAIKEAKGLGDVEVLASSSDKNYNFIPKGYEIPSNIDYLHFTSNNTIYGTQFKEYPKTDALLVADMSSDIFSKKIDISKFDLIYAGAQKNLGPAGTTLVIVKDEILGKNGRQIPSMLDYAVHAKAGSMYNTPPVFSIYVAMLNLEHMKAQGGIEAVEKHNDEKAAMLYAEIDRNPLFTGTAELEDRSNMNVTFLLTDESKKEAFDKMWADADISGIKGHRSVGGYRASIYNALTKESVQALIDVMKELEVKA; from the coding sequence ATGGCAAAACATAATTACGCGGCAGGACCATGTGTACTACCACAGGATGTATTTAAAAAAGCTGCTGAGGGAGTTTTAGATTTAGACGGAATAGGACTTTCTGTTTTAGAAATTTCGCACCGTTCGAAAGAGTTTATCGCAATCATGGACAAAGCTCAGGCTTTGACGAAAGAATTATTGAGTGTTCCGGAAGGTTATTCTGTATTGTTCCTTCAGGGAGGTGCAAGTACTCAGTTCTTGATGGCTCCTTTCAACTTATTAAAAGAAGGCGGAAAGGCTGCATATTTAGATACCGGTGCGTGGTCGAAAAAAGCTATTAAAGAAGCTAAAGGACTAGGCGATGTTGAAGTGTTGGCTTCTTCAAGCGACAAAAACTACAACTTTATACCAAAAGGATACGAAATTCCTTCTAATATAGATTACTTACACTTTACATCAAACAACACTATATACGGAACTCAGTTTAAAGAGTATCCTAAAACAGATGCATTGTTGGTAGCTGATATGTCTTCTGATATCTTCAGTAAAAAAATTGATATTTCTAAGTTTGATTTAATCTACGCAGGTGCTCAAAAGAATTTAGGACCGGCAGGTACTACACTAGTTATAGTTAAAGATGAGATTTTAGGTAAAAACGGCCGTCAGATCCCTTCAATGTTAGACTATGCTGTACACGCAAAAGCAGGTTCGATGTACAACACTCCACCTGTATTTTCTATATACGTAGCAATGCTCAACCTTGAGCACATGAAAGCACAAGGAGGAATCGAAGCTGTTGAAAAACACAACGATGAGAAAGCAGCAATGCTTTATGCTGAAATAGACAGAAACCCTTTATTTACAGGTACTGCCGAACTTGAAGACCGTTCAAACATGAACGTTACTTTCTTGTTGACTGACGAAAGCAAAAAAGAAGCATTTGATAAAATGTGGGCAGATGCTGATATCAGCGGTATCAAAGGACACCGTTCAGTTGGCGGATACAGGGCTTCAATTTACAACGCACTTACAAAAGAAAGCGTTCAGGCTCTAATAGATGTAATGAAAGAACTTGAGGTAAAAGCTTAA
- a CDS encoding 3-phosphoglycerate dehydrogenase, translated as MKILVATEKPFAAEAVEGIKKATDNANYELVLLEKYTDKAELLEAVADVDAMIIRSDKATKEVLDAAKNLKVIVRAGAGYDNIDLEAATANNVVAMNTPGQNSNAVAELVFGMMVMSARNSYNGSAGTELKGKKVGIHAYGNVGKLVALIAKGFGMEVLAFDPFVSKEEIEKDGVTVVDTVEELYSACQYVSLHIPANDKTKKSINYDLLSKMPKGGTLVNTARKEVIDEEGVLKLMSERKDINFISDIAPDAKAKFEEEFPNNVFFTPKKMGAQTAEANINAGVAAANQIINFLEKGDDTFRVN; from the coding sequence ATGAAAATATTAGTAGCCACCGAAAAACCTTTTGCAGCAGAAGCTGTTGAAGGAATAAAAAAGGCAACAGATAATGCAAATTACGAACTTGTATTATTAGAAAAATATACCGATAAAGCTGAATTACTTGAAGCCGTTGCTGATGTTGATGCAATGATAATTCGCAGCGATAAAGCAACTAAAGAAGTGCTTGATGCTGCAAAGAATTTAAAAGTAATTGTACGTGCAGGTGCCGGATATGATAACATCGACCTTGAAGCTGCTACAGCAAACAACGTAGTAGCAATGAATACACCGGGTCAAAACTCTAATGCAGTTGCTGAATTAGTGTTTGGTATGATGGTTATGTCTGCTCGTAACAGTTATAACGGATCTGCCGGTACTGAGCTTAAAGGTAAGAAAGTTGGTATCCATGCTTATGGAAACGTAGGTAAACTTGTAGCTTTGATAGCTAAAGGATTTGGAATGGAAGTTCTTGCTTTCGATCCCTTTGTTAGTAAAGAAGAAATAGAGAAAGATGGTGTAACTGTTGTTGATACGGTAGAAGAATTATATTCTGCATGCCAATATGTATCATTACACATACCCGCTAACGACAAAACAAAAAAATCAATCAATTACGATTTATTGAGCAAGATGCCTAAAGGTGGTACTTTGGTAAATACAGCACGTAAAGAGGTTATCGATGAAGAAGGTGTACTAAAATTAATGTCCGAGAGAAAAGACATTAATTTTATATCGGATATTGCACCTGATGCTAAAGCAAAATTTGAAGAAGAATTCCCTAACAACGTATTCTTTACTCCTAAAAAGATGGGAGCTCAAACTGCCGAAGCTAATATTAATGCCGGTGTTGCAGCTGCTAACCAGATAATTAACTTCCTTGAAAAAGGAGATGATACTTTTAGAGTGAACTAA